The following coding sequences lie in one Pseudomonas sp. SL4(2022) genomic window:
- a CDS encoding ABC-F family ATPase, whose protein sequence is MISTANITMQFGAKPLFENVSVKFNNGNRYGLIGANGCGKSTFMKILGGDLEPSAGQVMLEPNVRLGKLRQDQFAYEEFNVIDTVIMGHAELWKVKAERDRIYSLTEMSEEDGMKVGELEGEFAEMDGYTAESRAGELLLGLGIPLEQHFGPMSEVAPGWKLRVLLAQALFSDPDVLLLDEPTNHLDINTIRWLENILTARNSTMIIISHDRHFLNSVCTHMADLDYGELRLFPGNYDEYMTAATQSREQLLADNAKKKAQIAELQTFVSRFSANASKAKQATSRAKQIDKIQLAEVKPSSRVSPFIRFDQNKKLHRQAVTLDKLSKAFDDKVLFKNFSFTIEAGERVAIIGPNGIGKTTLLRTLVGEMTPDAGTVKWTDSAELGYYAQDHAHDFEADDTLFEWMGQWTQGEQNIRAALGRMLFSSDEIQKSVKVLSGGEQGRMLFGKLACQKPNVLLMDEPTNHLDMESIEALNLALENYPGTLIFVSHDREFVSSLATRIIELSDNGVTDFSGSYDDYLRSQGVIV, encoded by the coding sequence TTGATTTCAACCGCAAATATCACCATGCAATTCGGCGCCAAGCCGCTCTTTGAAAACGTGTCTGTGAAGTTCAATAACGGCAACCGCTATGGCCTGATCGGTGCCAACGGCTGCGGTAAATCGACCTTCATGAAAATTCTCGGTGGTGATCTGGAACCCTCCGCAGGTCAGGTGATGCTGGAGCCGAATGTGCGCCTGGGCAAATTGCGCCAGGACCAGTTCGCTTACGAAGAATTCAACGTAATCGACACCGTGATCATGGGCCATGCCGAGCTGTGGAAGGTCAAGGCCGAGCGTGACCGCATCTATTCGCTGACTGAAATGAGCGAAGAAGACGGTATGAAAGTCGGTGAACTCGAAGGCGAGTTCGCCGAAATGGATGGCTACACCGCCGAGTCACGGGCTGGCGAGTTGCTGCTGGGCCTGGGTATTCCGCTGGAACAGCATTTCGGCCCGATGAGCGAAGTGGCCCCTGGTTGGAAACTGCGCGTATTGCTGGCCCAAGCGCTGTTTTCCGACCCGGATGTGCTGCTACTCGACGAGCCAACCAACCACCTGGACATCAACACCATCCGCTGGCTGGAAAACATCCTCACGGCGCGCAACAGCACCATGATCATCATTTCCCACGACCGCCACTTCCTTAACTCGGTCTGCACCCACATGGCCGACCTGGATTACGGCGAGCTGCGCCTGTTCCCAGGCAACTATGACGAGTACATGACCGCTGCGACCCAATCGCGCGAGCAACTGCTGGCCGACAATGCCAAGAAGAAGGCACAGATCGCCGAGCTGCAGACCTTCGTCAGCCGCTTCTCGGCAAACGCCTCGAAAGCCAAGCAGGCCACCAGCCGCGCCAAGCAGATCGACAAGATCCAGCTGGCCGAGGTCAAACCATCCAGCCGCGTCAGCCCGTTTATCCGCTTCGATCAGAATAAGAAACTGCATCGCCAGGCGGTAACCCTCGACAAGCTGTCGAAGGCATTCGACGACAAGGTGTTGTTCAAGAATTTCAGCTTCACCATCGAAGCCGGCGAGCGCGTGGCGATCATCGGCCCTAACGGCATCGGTAAGACCACCCTGCTGCGCACCCTGGTCGGTGAAATGACCCCGGACGCCGGCACGGTAAAATGGACCGACAGTGCCGAACTGGGCTACTACGCCCAGGACCACGCCCACGATTTCGAAGCCGATGACACCCTCTTTGAGTGGATGGGCCAGTGGACCCAGGGCGAGCAGAACATTCGCGCTGCACTGGGCCGCATGCTGTTCTCCTCCGATGAAATCCAGAAGTCGGTCAAGGTGTTGTCCGGTGGTGAGCAAGGCCGCATGCTGTTCGGCAAACTGGCCTGCCAGAAGCCCAACGTGCTGCTGATGGACGAACCGACCAACCACCTCGACATGGAATCCATCGAGGCGCTCAACCTGGCACTGGAAAACTACCCGGGCACGCTGATCTTCGTCAGTCACGACCGCGAGTTCGTCAGCTCCCTGGCCACGCGCATCATCGAGCTGTCGGACAACGGCGTGACCGACTTCAGCGGCAGCTATGACGACTACCTGCGCAGCCAGGGTGTGATCGTCTGA
- a CDS encoding efflux RND transporter permease subunit: MSSSKTGPQGQSGFNLSAWAIAQKPLIFFLMLITLLGGAMSYSKLSRNEDPAFTIKTMVVAARWPGANIDDTTKLLTDRLEKKLEETPWLDRLDSYTRPGETVIMVNLRDDAPADIVPDAWYQVRKKMADIAVTLPSGVQGPFFDDEFGDTYGQIYGFTAEGFSDRELRDYLEGVRAELLRIPNIGKVQLLGVQEEQIAVEFSISLLAAYGLDEQAVLRALSAQNAVSPAGTMRLADDKIALRVSGSFESEESLRAMTLRANDRFVPLTELATIRRIPADPPSPQFRVNGEKALGVAISMASDGNLLEFGEAVRERMDEVGLALPHGIEMRLVADQSTVVKQAVSGFLKVLAEAIAIVLAVSFLSLGVRAGLVVSISIPFVLALTFIGMELTGIGLQRISLGALIIALGLLVDDAMITVEAMIGKLEEGWSLKRAASFAYDSTAFPMLTGTLVMIAGFIPVGFAASSAGEYCYSMFMVVLISLSASWVVAVLFSPLLGTLLLPKSLPNHGHGHGRIMGLYRRALSWALQHRAITLASAGVAFALSLFASGQLEQQFFPPSDRPELLVSLTLPQNASLEATEREALKLEKLLKEDAGVELFSTYVGSGAIRFYLPMEVLLQNDNVTQAVVVTKGIEERDALQAKLAGLFKTEFPGLIARATPLELGPPVGWPLKYRVTGPDQSKVRDLAGELANLLSTNTDTREVHLLSGEPQRSIIVAIDQTQARALGLSSEEIASAMALIFSGMTVTTVRDQDRLVDVVVRAQIGERTNLATLANLQIRSAHGVAVPLSQIARLSYGVEDPIIWRRQRLPLVTVQGDVREGVEAATVVQALEPAVAHFAAGLPKGYKVETGGAVEEAAKGSASLAAVLPLTALVMCVLLMLQLRSFLRMFLALAMAPFGLIGVVLAMLPTGTPMGFVAQLGVIALVGMIVRNAIILIEEVDINVGAGQSPREAIVQAATHRARPIVLTACAAILGMIPIASQIFWGPMAFAVIGGLFIATVVTLTVLPCAISLLLQWDTGRRSRSEPEPLQHS, translated from the coding sequence ATGAGTTCGAGCAAGACAGGTCCGCAAGGGCAGAGCGGCTTCAATCTCTCGGCCTGGGCGATCGCTCAAAAGCCGCTGATCTTCTTCCTCATGCTGATCACGCTGCTCGGCGGCGCGATGAGTTATTCGAAACTGAGCCGCAACGAAGACCCTGCCTTCACCATCAAGACCATGGTGGTGGCCGCACGCTGGCCCGGCGCGAACATCGATGACACGACGAAGCTGCTGACCGATCGCCTGGAGAAAAAGCTCGAAGAGACCCCCTGGCTCGACCGGCTCGACAGCTACACGCGCCCGGGCGAGACGGTGATCATGGTGAACCTGCGCGACGATGCGCCGGCAGACATTGTTCCCGACGCCTGGTACCAGGTGCGCAAGAAGATGGCCGATATCGCCGTGACCCTCCCCAGCGGGGTCCAGGGTCCGTTCTTCGACGACGAATTCGGCGACACCTATGGCCAAATCTATGGGTTTACGGCCGAGGGATTCTCGGATCGGGAGTTGCGCGACTACCTCGAGGGCGTGCGTGCGGAATTGCTGCGCATCCCGAACATCGGCAAGGTGCAGCTCCTGGGCGTGCAGGAGGAACAAATTGCCGTCGAATTCTCCATCAGTCTACTGGCGGCCTACGGCCTGGACGAGCAGGCGGTGCTGAGGGCTCTGAGTGCTCAGAACGCTGTCAGCCCCGCTGGAACGATGCGCCTGGCAGACGACAAGATCGCCCTGCGCGTCAGCGGTAGCTTCGAATCCGAGGAGAGTCTGCGGGCCATGACGCTGCGGGCGAACGACCGGTTCGTGCCGCTGACTGAGCTGGCCACTATCCGACGTATCCCGGCCGACCCGCCATCGCCGCAGTTCCGCGTCAACGGCGAGAAGGCCCTCGGCGTCGCCATCTCCATGGCTTCCGACGGCAACCTGCTTGAATTCGGGGAAGCGGTGCGAGAGCGCATGGACGAGGTAGGGCTGGCGTTGCCCCACGGCATCGAGATGCGTCTGGTTGCAGACCAATCGACCGTTGTTAAGCAGGCCGTGAGCGGTTTCCTGAAGGTGCTGGCCGAAGCGATTGCGATCGTGCTCGCCGTCTCGTTCCTTTCGCTCGGCGTCCGCGCCGGCCTCGTCGTCAGCATCTCGATCCCGTTTGTCCTGGCATTGACCTTCATCGGTATGGAACTCACCGGCATTGGCCTGCAGCGCATCTCGCTAGGTGCGTTGATCATCGCCCTTGGCCTGCTCGTCGACGACGCGATGATCACTGTCGAGGCGATGATTGGAAAGCTGGAGGAGGGCTGGAGCCTCAAGCGAGCGGCGAGCTTCGCCTACGACTCGACTGCCTTCCCAATGTTGACGGGCACGCTGGTGATGATCGCTGGCTTCATCCCGGTCGGATTCGCCGCTTCGAGCGCGGGTGAATACTGTTATTCGATGTTTATGGTGGTATTGATTTCGCTGTCCGCATCCTGGGTGGTCGCAGTCCTTTTCTCGCCCTTGCTCGGCACCTTGCTTCTGCCGAAATCCCTACCGAATCATGGCCATGGCCATGGCCGGATCATGGGGCTCTACCGGCGCGCCTTGTCATGGGCTCTGCAGCATCGCGCGATCACGCTTGCCTCGGCTGGTGTGGCCTTCGCGCTGTCGCTTTTCGCCTCGGGCCAGCTCGAACAGCAGTTCTTCCCGCCCTCCGACCGGCCGGAGCTCCTGGTCAGCCTGACGCTGCCGCAGAACGCGTCGCTGGAGGCGACGGAGCGGGAGGCACTGAAACTCGAGAAACTGCTCAAGGAGGACGCCGGTGTCGAGCTGTTCTCGACCTATGTCGGTTCCGGTGCCATACGCTTCTACCTCCCTATGGAGGTGCTGCTGCAGAACGACAATGTGACCCAGGCGGTGGTGGTGACCAAGGGCATTGAGGAACGTGACGCACTGCAGGCCAAGCTCGCCGGGCTGTTCAAGACGGAATTCCCGGGACTCATCGCGCGGGCGACGCCACTCGAGCTCGGCCCGCCGGTCGGCTGGCCCCTCAAATACCGCGTCACGGGACCCGACCAGAGCAAGGTGCGTGACCTGGCCGGAGAGCTTGCCAACCTGCTCTCGACAAACACGGATACCCGCGAGGTGCATCTGCTGTCGGGTGAACCGCAACGGAGCATCATCGTCGCCATCGATCAGACGCAGGCACGGGCGCTGGGGCTTTCCTCCGAGGAGATCGCCAGTGCCATGGCGTTGATCTTCTCTGGCATGACCGTGACCACTGTGCGCGACCAGGATCGTCTCGTTGACGTGGTCGTCCGCGCGCAGATCGGTGAGCGCACCAACCTCGCGACTCTGGCTAACCTGCAGATCCGCTCGGCCCATGGGGTTGCCGTCCCGCTGTCGCAGATCGCCAGGCTCAGCTACGGCGTCGAGGATCCGATCATCTGGCGGAGGCAGCGTCTCCCGCTGGTCACCGTTCAGGGCGACGTTCGTGAGGGCGTCGAGGCGGCGACTGTCGTACAGGCGCTCGAGCCCGCCGTCGCGCATTTCGCCGCCGGCCTGCCCAAGGGCTACAAGGTCGAAACCGGCGGTGCCGTCGAAGAAGCCGCGAAGGGAAGCGCTTCGCTGGCCGCCGTACTGCCGTTGACTGCCCTCGTGATGTGCGTGCTGCTGATGCTGCAGCTCCGCAGTTTCTTGCGGATGTTCCTCGCCCTGGCGATGGCACCGTTCGGCCTGATCGGAGTGGTCCTGGCCATGCTGCCGACCGGAACGCCCATGGGTTTTGTGGCGCAGCTCGGGGTCATCGCCCTGGTCGGCATGATCGTCCGCAACGCCATCATCCTCATTGAGGAAGTAGACATCAATGTCGGCGCGGGCCAGTCGCCGCGCGAGGCCATCGTACAGGCCGCGACGCACCGGGCACGGCCTATCGTGCTAACGGCCTGCGCAGCGATCCTTGGCATGATTCCCATCGCGTCGCAGATATTCTGGGGGCCCATGGCCTTCGCGGTGATCGGCGGGCTCTTCATTGCGACAGTGGTGACTCTCACTGTGCTCCCTTGCGCCATTTCCCTCCTGCTGCAATGGGATACGGGGCGGCGCAGTCGGTCAGAGCCCGAGCCCTTGCAACATTCATAA
- a CDS encoding ATP-dependent DNA helicase — MNYRIAVRALCEFTAKVGDLDLRFTPSPTAQEGMAGHQTVVSRRGEGYIAELPLSGVYPGLQVTGRADGYDPEQQRLEEIKTHRGDISRIPTNHRQLHWAQVKIYGWLLCQQLELTELELAVIYFDVMSHAEHAFSERVQASELQAFFAQQCQQFLRWAEREQAHRHERDIYLENLQFPYPSFRHGQRQLAEAVYRSARDGHTLMVQATTGIGKTLGTLFPQLKSIPGQHLDRLFFLTAKTPGRRLALDALQSLREPAECIPLRVLEHVARDKSCEHPDKSCHGQSCPLAKGFYDRLPAARLAALAQAWLPQVHVRRIALEHQVCPYYLSQELCRWADVVVCDYNYYFDMNALLYGLTLLNEWRIAVLVDEAHNLVDRARSMYSAELQQTQLHQLSHSAPGSIRSALQRVGRHWEQLNRVQQQDYQIYPAVPDLFVAALQKAVTAITDHLSEQPDGHQRELLEFYLDAMLFCRLSEAYGPHSLFDITRQHDNALSLDTTLCLRNVVPAPFLGSRFADAHTTTLFSATLRPANYYRDLLGLPEEAQWLDVASPFAAEQLQVRIVRNLSTRYQHRDSSLAPITRIMAEQYRREPGNYLAFFSSYAYLEQVRQHFMAMHPAIPVSVQTRSMNESQRQAFLDNFTLHSEGIGFVVLGGAFGEGIDLPGKRLIGAFIATLGLPQVNEVNEEIKDRMQQMFGTDHGYDYAYLYPGMQKVIQAAGRVIRTTADRGVVYLMDDRFAQSKLKDLLPAWWHVEPYRV, encoded by the coding sequence GTGAACTATCGCATTGCAGTCAGAGCGCTGTGTGAGTTCACAGCCAAGGTGGGTGATCTCGATCTGCGTTTCACCCCATCTCCCACGGCACAGGAGGGTATGGCTGGGCATCAGACCGTCGTCAGCCGGCGTGGTGAGGGCTACATCGCCGAATTGCCCTTGAGCGGCGTTTATCCGGGTTTGCAGGTGACCGGCCGTGCCGATGGCTATGACCCTGAGCAGCAGCGGCTCGAAGAGATCAAGACACACCGCGGTGATATCAGCCGTATCCCGACCAACCATCGTCAATTGCACTGGGCGCAGGTGAAAATTTATGGCTGGCTGCTGTGTCAGCAGCTTGAGCTGACAGAGCTTGAGCTGGCCGTGATCTATTTCGATGTTATGAGCCACGCCGAACACGCCTTCAGCGAGCGGGTCCAGGCCAGCGAGTTACAGGCCTTTTTTGCCCAGCAATGCCAACAGTTTTTGCGCTGGGCAGAGCGCGAGCAGGCCCATCGTCACGAGCGCGACATTTACCTGGAAAACCTGCAGTTTCCCTACCCGAGCTTTCGTCATGGCCAGCGGCAACTGGCTGAGGCGGTGTACCGCTCTGCGCGTGATGGTCACACGCTGATGGTTCAGGCCACCACCGGCATCGGCAAAACCCTGGGCACGCTATTCCCGCAATTGAAGTCAATCCCTGGCCAGCATCTGGACAGGCTGTTCTTTCTAACGGCCAAAACACCCGGCCGCCGCCTGGCGCTCGATGCGCTACAAAGCCTGCGCGAGCCGGCTGAGTGCATTCCGCTACGCGTCCTGGAACATGTTGCTCGTGATAAGTCCTGCGAGCACCCGGACAAAAGCTGCCATGGCCAATCCTGCCCGCTGGCGAAGGGTTTTTATGATCGCTTGCCCGCTGCGCGTCTTGCTGCATTAGCACAGGCCTGGCTGCCCCAAGTTCACGTACGCCGCATCGCGCTCGAACATCAGGTCTGTCCGTACTACCTGAGTCAGGAGCTTTGCCGCTGGGCTGATGTGGTCGTGTGCGACTACAACTATTACTTCGACATGAACGCTTTGCTTTACGGCCTGACGCTGCTCAATGAGTGGCGTATCGCGGTGCTGGTGGATGAGGCGCACAACCTGGTGGATCGCGCTCGCAGTATGTACAGCGCCGAGCTGCAACAAACCCAGCTGCACCAGCTGAGTCATTCGGCACCGGGGAGTATTCGCAGTGCCTTGCAACGTGTGGGCCGACACTGGGAACAACTCAACCGCGTACAGCAACAGGACTACCAAATCTATCCGGCCGTGCCAGATCTGTTCGTGGCCGCGCTGCAGAAAGCCGTTACGGCCATCACCGATCACCTCAGTGAGCAGCCCGACGGGCATCAACGCGAACTGCTTGAGTTCTATCTGGATGCCATGTTGTTCTGCCGCTTGAGCGAGGCGTATGGACCCCATTCACTGTTTGATATCACCCGCCAGCACGACAATGCACTCAGCCTCGACACCACGCTCTGCCTGCGTAACGTAGTACCTGCGCCATTTCTGGGTAGTCGTTTCGCTGATGCACACACCACCACACTGTTTTCCGCCACCCTGCGCCCTGCCAATTATTACCGCGACCTGCTGGGGCTGCCCGAAGAAGCCCAATGGCTTGATGTGGCCTCCCCCTTTGCCGCCGAACAGCTGCAAGTCCGTATCGTGCGCAACCTGTCCACTCGCTATCAGCATCGCGACTCGAGCCTCGCGCCGATCACCCGCATCATGGCGGAACAGTACCGCCGAGAACCCGGCAACTACCTGGCGTTTTTCAGCAGCTATGCCTACCTGGAGCAAGTGCGCCAGCACTTCATGGCCATGCATCCCGCCATTCCGGTCAGCGTGCAGACGCGCAGCATGAATGAAAGCCAGCGCCAGGCTTTTCTCGATAATTTCACGCTGCACTCAGAAGGAATCGGCTTTGTCGTGTTGGGCGGTGCCTTTGGTGAGGGTATCGATTTACCTGGTAAGCGCCTGATCGGGGCCTTCATTGCCACGCTGGGGCTACCGCAGGTCAACGAGGTGAACGAAGAAATCAAGGATCGCATGCAACAGATGTTCGGCACGGATCATGGCTACGACTACGCCTACCTCTACCCGGGTATGCAAAAAGTCATTCAGGCTGCTGGTCGGGTGATTCGCACAACGGCCGACCGAGGCGTGGTCTACCTGATGGATGACCGCTTTGCGCAAAGCAAACTCAAAGACTTATTGCCGGCATGGTGGCATGTCGAGCCTTACCGCGTATAA
- the cysS gene encoding cysteine--tRNA ligase: MLSIYNTLTKSKDVFKPLVGNQVRMYVCGMTVYDFCHIGHARVMVAFDVVTRWLRHRGYEVTYVRNITDIDDKIIKRANENGEPFEALVERMIAAMHEDEARLNVLRPDQEPRATGHIAGMHAMIQTLIDKGYAYAPGNGDVYYRVGKFVGYGKLSRKKIEDLKIGARIEVDEAKQDPLDFVLWKGVKPGEPSWESPWGAGRPGWHIECSVMSTCCLGETFDIHGGGPDLVFPHHENEIAQSEAATGKLYANAWMHAGAVRVDGEKMSKSLGNFFTIREVLEKYHPEVVRYLLVSSHYRSPINYSEDSLREAKGALERFYNALKGLPDATPAGGEAFVERFAAAMDDDFNSPEACAVLFELAREINRLRESDVQAAAGLAARLKELAGVLGVLQLEPEAFLQAGATGKVDAAEVEALIAARLQARTEKNWGESDRIRDQLTAMGVVLEDGKGGTTWRLAD, from the coding sequence ATGCTCTCGATCTACAACACGCTGACCAAAAGCAAAGACGTCTTTAAACCGCTGGTGGGTAACCAGGTGCGCATGTATGTGTGCGGCATGACGGTTTACGACTTCTGTCATATCGGTCACGCGCGGGTGATGGTGGCGTTTGATGTGGTGACTCGCTGGCTGCGCCACCGTGGCTATGAAGTGACCTACGTGCGCAATATCACCGACATTGACGACAAGATCATCAAGCGCGCCAATGAGAACGGCGAACCGTTTGAAGCGCTGGTTGAACGTATGATCGCGGCCATGCACGAAGACGAGGCGCGGCTGAATGTGCTGCGTCCCGATCAGGAGCCGCGTGCCACCGGGCATATCGCCGGTATGCACGCAATGATTCAGACGCTGATCGACAAGGGGTATGCCTATGCGCCTGGCAATGGTGATGTGTACTACCGGGTGGGCAAGTTTGTCGGATACGGCAAGCTGTCGCGCAAGAAGATTGAAGACCTGAAGATCGGTGCGCGCATTGAAGTCGACGAAGCCAAGCAGGACCCGCTGGATTTCGTCCTGTGGAAAGGCGTCAAACCCGGCGAACCAAGCTGGGAATCGCCTTGGGGTGCCGGCCGTCCGGGCTGGCATATCGAGTGCTCGGTGATGTCGACCTGCTGCCTGGGCGAGACTTTCGATATTCACGGTGGCGGACCGGATCTGGTATTCCCGCACCACGAAAACGAGATCGCTCAGAGCGAGGCGGCTACTGGCAAGCTCTACGCCAATGCCTGGATGCATGCCGGCGCGGTGCGCGTGGACGGCGAGAAGATGTCCAAGAGCCTGGGCAACTTCTTCACCATTCGTGAGGTGCTGGAGAAGTATCACCCGGAAGTGGTGCGCTACCTGCTGGTGTCCAGCCACTACCGCAGCCCGATCAACTATTCCGAAGACAGCCTGCGCGAAGCCAAAGGTGCGCTGGAGCGCTTCTATAACGCACTCAAGGGCCTGCCTGATGCTACACCGGCGGGTGGCGAAGCTTTTGTCGAGCGCTTTGCGGCAGCGATGGATGATGACTTCAACTCGCCGGAAGCCTGCGCGGTGTTGTTCGAGCTGGCCCGCGAGATCAACCGTCTGCGTGAAAGCGATGTGCAGGCTGCTGCTGGTCTGGCCGCGCGCTTGAAGGAGCTGGCTGGAGTGCTGGGTGTGTTGCAGCTGGAGCCTGAAGCCTTTCTGCAGGCCGGTGCTACCGGTAAGGTCGATGCGGCCGAGGTGGAGGCATTGATCGCTGCGCGTCTGCAGGCCCGCACCGAGAAGAACTGGGGCGAGTCCGATCGTATTCGCGATCAGCTCACCGCCATGGGCGTAGTACTGGAAGACGGCAAGGGCGGTACTACCTGGCGCCTGGCTGATTGA
- a CDS encoding efflux RND transporter periplasmic adaptor subunit, giving the protein MKLIKTFLFCGYACSLVMVVTGCQEEIQTTEAPRPVRAVIAKAVSIGDEVAQTGEIQANVETNLGFRIDGRVATRIAEIGMSVVKGQVLATLDPSDVQNEVLTAEAEVKSAEAVEGLAKSELDRQRTLFAKQFVARARVEEAEANWRASNAKLNVARTGLQTARNKLTYTELRAPDDAIVSAVLVNAGQVVDVGQPAIKLSSTHERDAVFNVSERIYTSVPSDVQVEVALLSDPSVKVIGRLRDASPTADPATRTYRVRIALPDAPDTMALGATVTGRLILPGKSLIILPSSALTSEAGNPAVFVVHPARQELVRKPVVVARYTATQALVESGLSEGDAVVTAGVSKLRHGQKVTYDAREVAK; this is encoded by the coding sequence ATGAAGCTAATTAAGACATTCCTGTTCTGCGGTTATGCCTGCAGCCTGGTCATGGTAGTGACGGGGTGTCAGGAGGAAATACAAACGACGGAGGCGCCGCGTCCCGTGCGCGCGGTCATTGCGAAGGCTGTCTCCATCGGCGATGAGGTCGCCCAAACGGGCGAAATCCAGGCGAATGTCGAAACTAACCTCGGCTTCCGCATCGACGGCCGCGTCGCGACCCGTATCGCGGAGATCGGCATGAGTGTCGTCAAGGGGCAGGTTCTGGCGACACTCGATCCGAGCGACGTTCAGAACGAAGTGCTGACCGCCGAGGCCGAGGTGAAGAGTGCCGAGGCAGTGGAAGGATTAGCGAAGTCGGAGCTTGATCGACAGCGCACCCTCTTCGCCAAGCAGTTCGTCGCGCGGGCGCGGGTCGAGGAAGCCGAGGCCAACTGGCGTGCCTCCAACGCCAAGCTCAATGTCGCCAGAACGGGACTGCAGACCGCCCGCAACAAGCTGACCTACACCGAGCTCCGTGCGCCCGACGACGCCATCGTCAGCGCGGTCCTGGTCAATGCCGGTCAGGTCGTCGATGTCGGTCAGCCGGCGATCAAGCTGTCTTCCACCCATGAACGCGATGCCGTCTTCAACGTGTCCGAGCGGATCTACACCAGCGTGCCCTCCGACGTGCAAGTCGAAGTGGCGCTCCTATCCGATCCCTCAGTCAAGGTGATCGGCCGGCTCCGCGATGCCAGTCCGACTGCGGACCCGGCGACCCGCACTTATCGTGTCCGTATCGCGCTGCCCGATGCTCCCGATACCATGGCACTGGGCGCCACGGTAACAGGGCGTCTGATCCTGCCCGGCAAGTCGCTCATCATCCTGCCGTCCTCGGCCTTGACGAGCGAGGCTGGCAATCCTGCGGTGTTCGTGGTCCATCCCGCTCGCCAGGAGCTTGTCCGTAAACCGGTGGTGGTGGCGCGCTACACGGCAACGCAAGCGTTGGTCGAGTCCGGGCTCAGCGAAGGCGATGCTGTGGTCACCGCAGGTGTGAGCAAGCTCAGGCATGGCCAGAAAGTCACCTATGATGCCCGCGAGGTGGCCAAATGA